The Vibrio ishigakensis genome has a window encoding:
- the gcvP gene encoding aminomethyl-transferring glycine dehydrogenase: protein MTDLLRSLSTDTEFVARHNGPNLADQQKMLERLGVSSLAELVEQTVPAQIRLEKPMTLEAPLSEAGMLAEMKKFAELNQVKRTFIGQGYYNTFTPNVILRNVLENPGWYTAYTPYQPEISQGRLEALLNYQQMVMDLTGMEIANASLLDEATAAAEAMTLCKRAGKSKSKTFFVADDVHPQTIEVVKTRAEFIGFEVQVGPIDALPEQDVFGALVQYPTTTGEVRDLTDIIAAAQANKTLVTVATDLLASTLLKPAGEMGADVVIGSAQRFGVPVGYGGPHAAFMATRDKHKRTMPGRVIGVSIDTNGNQALRMAMQTREQHIRREKATSNICTAQALLANMAAFYAVFHGSEGLKTIARRTHHMTAILAAGLTQAGYELCHNSFFDTITINTGEKTESLYGIAQRANINLRKLDGKLGISFDETTTTADIVALFSVFQVTESIEALSEEISKNEYAAIPEDCRRQSEFLTHPVFNTHHSETQMMRYLKQLENKDFSLTHGMIPLGSCTMKLNAAAEMIPVTWPEFGAIHPFAPMEQAAGYTALANDLKAKLCEITGYDDFSLQPNSGASGEYAGLIAIQRYHQSRGEGHRNVCLIPSSAHGTNPATASMVSMKVVVVKCDENGNIDIQDLQAKIEKHAENLSSIMITYPSTHGVYEEQVKEVCEMVHAAGGQVYLDGANMNAQVGLTSPGFIGSDVSHLNLHKTFCIPHGGGGPGMGPIGVKSHLAPFLPGHIENGVQGTDHAVSAADLGSASILPISWAYIAMMGEQGLTNATEVAILNANYVMERLLPYYPVLYRGTNGRVAHECIIDIRPLKEETGISEEDIAKRLMDYGFHAPTMSFPVAGTLMVEPTESEDLEELNRFCDAMIAIRKEMNKVRDGEWPLENNPLVNAPHTQVDLANSEWDRPYPRELGAFPSKSQRIWKYWPTVNRVDNVYGDRNLICSCPSIDEYVEE from the coding sequence ATGACTGATCTACTACGCAGTTTAAGCACGGACACTGAGTTCGTTGCTCGTCACAATGGTCCAAACCTAGCTGACCAACAGAAGATGCTTGAGCGCCTTGGCGTATCTAGCCTTGCAGAGTTAGTTGAGCAAACCGTTCCAGCTCAAATTCGTCTAGAAAAACCAATGACCCTAGAAGCGCCTCTGAGCGAAGCGGGTATGCTGGCTGAGATGAAGAAGTTTGCTGAACTAAACCAAGTAAAGCGCACCTTCATTGGTCAAGGTTACTACAACACCTTCACGCCGAACGTTATCCTTCGTAACGTTCTAGAGAACCCAGGTTGGTATACCGCGTACACGCCTTATCAACCAGAGATCTCTCAAGGTCGTCTAGAAGCACTGCTTAACTACCAGCAGATGGTGATGGACCTAACCGGCATGGAAATTGCGAACGCCTCTCTACTTGACGAAGCGACGGCAGCAGCTGAAGCGATGACGCTTTGTAAGCGTGCAGGTAAGAGCAAGAGCAAGACCTTCTTTGTAGCTGACGATGTTCACCCTCAAACTATCGAGGTTGTGAAGACTCGTGCTGAGTTCATTGGTTTTGAAGTACAGGTTGGCCCAATCGATGCTCTACCAGAGCAAGATGTATTCGGCGCACTGGTTCAGTATCCAACTACAACTGGTGAAGTACGCGACCTGACTGACATCATTGCAGCTGCGCAAGCGAACAAGACCCTAGTAACAGTAGCGACTGACCTACTTGCTTCTACCCTTCTTAAGCCAGCAGGCGAGATGGGCGCTGACGTAGTGATCGGTTCAGCACAGCGCTTCGGTGTTCCTGTAGGTTACGGCGGTCCACACGCTGCCTTCATGGCAACTCGTGACAAGCACAAGCGTACTATGCCTGGTCGTGTTATCGGTGTTTCTATCGATACTAACGGCAACCAAGCGCTACGTATGGCGATGCAGACCCGTGAGCAGCACATCCGTCGTGAGAAAGCGACTTCAAACATCTGTACTGCTCAGGCACTTCTTGCAAACATGGCTGCTTTCTATGCGGTATTCCACGGTAGCGAAGGTCTTAAGACAATCGCACGTCGTACTCACCACATGACAGCTATCCTAGCCGCTGGCCTAACACAAGCTGGCTACGAGCTTTGCCACAACAGCTTCTTCGACACAATCACCATCAACACTGGTGAGAAGACTGAGTCTCTATACGGCATCGCACAGCGCGCGAACATCAACCTTCGCAAGCTAGACGGCAAGCTAGGCATCAGCTTCGATGAAACCACGACTACTGCGGACATCGTGGCACTGTTCAGCGTGTTCCAAGTAACCGAGTCTATCGAAGCACTGAGCGAAGAAATCTCGAAAAACGAGTACGCGGCAATTCCAGAAGACTGCCGTCGCCAATCAGAATTCCTAACGCACCCTGTGTTCAACACCCACCACAGTGAAACTCAGATGATGCGTTACCTTAAGCAGCTAGAGAACAAAGACTTCTCTCTAACTCACGGTATGATCCCACTAGGTTCTTGTACCATGAAGCTAAACGCAGCTGCTGAGATGATCCCAGTGACTTGGCCTGAGTTCGGTGCAATCCACCCGTTCGCACCTATGGAGCAAGCGGCAGGTTACACGGCTCTAGCAAACGATCTTAAAGCCAAGCTTTGTGAGATCACTGGCTATGACGATTTCTCACTACAGCCAAACTCTGGTGCTTCTGGTGAGTACGCGGGTCTTATCGCTATCCAACGCTACCATCAGTCGCGTGGCGAAGGTCACCGTAACGTATGTCTTATCCCAAGCTCTGCACACGGTACTAACCCTGCGACGGCATCTATGGTGTCAATGAAGGTTGTAGTTGTTAAGTGTGACGAGAACGGCAACATCGATATCCAAGACCTACAGGCTAAGATCGAGAAGCACGCTGAAAACCTATCAAGCATCATGATCACTTACCCTTCAACGCACGGCGTATACGAAGAGCAAGTGAAAGAAGTGTGTGAGATGGTGCATGCCGCTGGCGGTCAGGTTTATCTAGATGGTGCGAACATGAATGCTCAGGTTGGTCTAACTAGCCCAGGCTTCATCGGTTCTGACGTATCGCACCTGAACCTACACAAAACCTTCTGTATCCCACACGGTGGTGGCGGTCCAGGTATGGGTCCTATCGGTGTTAAATCGCACCTAGCACCTTTCCTACCTGGCCACATCGAAAACGGTGTACAGGGTACTGACCACGCAGTTTCTGCAGCAGACCTAGGTAGTGCGTCTATCCTGCCTATCTCTTGGGCATACATCGCTATGATGGGTGAGCAAGGTCTGACTAACGCAACTGAAGTGGCTATCCTAAACGCGAACTACGTAATGGAGCGTCTGCTTCCTTACTACCCTGTTCTTTACCGTGGTACTAACGGCCGCGTTGCGCACGAGTGCATCATCGATATCCGTCCACTAAAAGAAGAGACAGGTATCAGTGAAGAAGACATCGCTAAACGTCTAATGGACTACGGCTTCCACGCACCAACTATGTCGTTCCCAGTAGCGGGCACACTAATGGTTGAGCCAACGGAATCTGAAGACCTAGAAGAACTAAACCGCTTCTGTGATGCGATGATCGCTATCCGCAAAGAGATGAACAAGGTTCGTGACGGCGAATGGCCACTGGAAAACAACCCACTGGTTAACGCACCTCACACCCAAGTTGATCTTGCAAACAGTGAGTGGGATCGTCCATACCCACGCGAGCTAGGCGCATTCCCGTCTAAGTCTCAACGCATCTGGAAATACTGGCCAACCGTAAACCGCGTAGACAACGTGTACGGTGACCGTAACCTGATCTGCTCTTGCCCGAGCATTGACGAGTACGTGGAAGAGTAA
- a CDS encoding fumarylacetoacetate hydrolase family protein, which yields MEKVYLNGSAIAPAKLVCIGRNYVEHISELGNEIPDQMVVFNKPNSSITSVLKSGTEEPIHYEAELCFVMKNNEFVGVGLGLDLTKRESQSRLKAKGLPWERAKAFDGSALFSDFVDFSNLDDLSLELYIDDVLIQHGGVELMMYPPLVIQKELSSFMSLQDGDVLMTGTPKGVGVVNKGSTFKGKVLEKGETLVEVVWTAQ from the coding sequence ATGGAAAAGGTGTACTTAAATGGGTCAGCGATAGCGCCAGCTAAGTTGGTGTGTATAGGCAGAAACTATGTGGAACATATCTCTGAGCTTGGCAACGAGATACCCGACCAGATGGTGGTTTTTAACAAGCCGAACTCCTCCATTACATCTGTTCTAAAAAGTGGCACTGAAGAGCCGATACACTACGAGGCTGAGCTCTGTTTTGTTATGAAAAACAATGAGTTTGTGGGTGTTGGTTTAGGGTTAGATCTAACCAAGCGCGAGTCTCAATCTCGTCTGAAAGCCAAGGGGCTTCCATGGGAGCGAGCAAAAGCCTTTGATGGTTCGGCGCTGTTCTCTGACTTTGTTGATTTTTCAAACCTTGATGATCTTAGCTTGGAGCTATATATCGACGATGTGCTTATCCAGCATGGTGGTGTCGAATTGATGATGTATCCTCCTCTGGTTATTCAAAAAGAACTTTCTAGCTTTATGAGTCTGCAAGACGGCGATGTGCTTATGACAGGCACGCCAAAAGGGGTGGGTGTGGTGAACAAAGGCTCTACCTTCAAAGGTAAGGTGCTAGAAAAAGGCGAAACCTTGGTAGAGGTAGTATGGACAGCGCAATGA
- a CDS encoding LacI family DNA-binding transcriptional regulator, translating into MASIKDVSKLAGVSWMTVSRAINNPEKVKAETLKRVNDAIKTLNYTPDHSAKQMRAKAVQGYQETSIGVLALEVATTPFSVGINHSIEHTATSGGWNSLIINTFDPEPDAATVDRLLSHKPAGIIFATMGLRKVVVPDALKDRPVVLANCFCDDPSVPCYVPDDAMGQYAGLRRLLDKGYKKPLFIMLNQDLPAVTLRSQGIEKALAEQSLSSSDYRWRYMAPECDYHDTIKIIDKALAENYQFDSIVCGNDRVALVAYMHLHRLGLDIPKDVAILGYDNMEEVADLLVPGLTTVELPHSELGKQAALHIMEQRTETGIIKVQCPVIERESL; encoded by the coding sequence ATGGCATCAATTAAAGACGTTTCTAAACTCGCCGGCGTATCTTGGATGACGGTTTCCCGAGCGATAAATAACCCTGAGAAGGTGAAAGCGGAGACGTTAAAGCGAGTCAATGATGCGATTAAAACGCTTAACTACACCCCAGACCATTCGGCTAAACAGATGCGTGCCAAAGCGGTGCAGGGATATCAGGAAACCAGCATAGGTGTATTGGCGCTCGAAGTTGCCACAACGCCGTTCTCTGTTGGTATCAACCACTCCATAGAACACACAGCGACTAGCGGTGGTTGGAACTCTCTTATCATCAATACCTTTGACCCAGAGCCAGATGCTGCAACCGTCGACCGCCTGCTTTCCCATAAGCCGGCAGGTATTATCTTTGCCACTATGGGTTTGAGAAAGGTAGTGGTGCCAGACGCACTAAAAGATAGGCCAGTGGTTCTAGCCAACTGTTTCTGTGATGACCCGAGTGTGCCTTGCTATGTGCCAGATGATGCCATGGGACAATATGCTGGGCTCAGACGCCTGCTAGATAAAGGTTATAAAAAACCATTGTTTATCATGCTAAACCAAGATCTACCTGCGGTCACCTTACGCAGTCAAGGCATTGAAAAGGCGCTCGCGGAGCAAAGCTTGAGTAGCTCAGATTATCGCTGGCGTTATATGGCTCCAGAATGTGACTACCATGACACCATTAAGATCATCGATAAGGCATTAGCGGAAAACTATCAGTTCGATTCTATCGTTTGCGGAAACGACCGTGTGGCTTTGGTGGCCTATATGCATCTGCATCGCTTGGGCCTCGATATTCCTAAGGATGTCGCCATTCTTGGCTATGACAATATGGAAGAGGTGGCAGACCTGCTCGTACCTGGCCTAACGACCGTTGAGTTGCCCCACTCAGAACTTGGAAAGCAGGCCGCACTTCATATCATGGAGCAGCGCACCGAGACAGGCATTATCAAGGTTCAGTGCCCGGTTATAGAGAGAGAGTCTTTGTAG
- a CDS encoding GNAT family N-acetyltransferase produces MSIEQISWQQSIGLRHAVLWPEKPPEFCHVEDDETGTHFGVFYDARLVCVASLFQSGNSIRLRKFATDQDYQGQGIGSALLEHTLDFAKEQGASNFWCDARESAIPFYSRFGFGPEGERFYKGEVPYFKLSIELET; encoded by the coding sequence ATTTCCATAGAACAGATCTCTTGGCAACAGTCTATAGGCCTCAGGCACGCTGTTCTTTGGCCAGAAAAACCACCTGAGTTTTGCCATGTCGAAGATGATGAAACTGGCACACACTTCGGCGTTTTCTATGATGCGAGACTTGTCTGTGTGGCTTCGCTATTTCAAAGTGGAAATTCTATTCGCCTACGCAAGTTTGCCACCGACCAAGATTATCAAGGCCAGGGCATTGGCAGTGCGCTACTCGAGCACACGCTCGATTTTGCTAAAGAGCAGGGGGCGAGTAACTTTTGGTGTGATGCCCGCGAAAGCGCGATTCCTTTCTATAGCCGATTTGGCTTTGGGCCAGAGGGCGAGCGATTCTACAAGGGCGAGGTGCCCTACTTTAAACTCTCGATAGAACTCGAGACTTAA
- a CDS encoding MetQ/NlpA family ABC transporter substrate-binding protein, protein MKLTKKITLPLLASALAFGLTGCGKQDESVIKIGATVGPHAQVVEAVAKEAEKQGINIEVVEFSDYITPNAALADGSIDLNSYQHQPFLDNYNDAHSSHLVSIGRSILMRMGVYSNKYDNLESIPENARIAIPNDPTNGGRGLLLLEEAGLITLKENAGYSATLGDIVANPKNIKIVEVDAAQLPRTLDDVDAAAITMNYVMSSGLNPKEQGIYLESKDAPLAVMVVASRDADKDKEVYEQIMSIYHSKAINDFLASTFKGTIEAAN, encoded by the coding sequence ATGAAACTCACTAAAAAAATCACACTACCTTTGTTGGCATCAGCACTTGCATTTGGCTTGACCGGATGCGGAAAACAAGACGAGTCCGTTATTAAAATAGGTGCCACCGTAGGCCCGCATGCACAGGTTGTTGAAGCGGTAGCGAAAGAGGCTGAAAAGCAGGGCATCAACATCGAAGTGGTCGAATTCTCAGACTACATCACCCCGAATGCAGCGCTTGCCGACGGGAGCATCGATCTAAATAGCTATCAGCATCAGCCGTTTCTGGATAACTATAACGATGCCCATAGCAGCCACCTAGTCTCTATTGGTCGCTCTATCTTGATGCGTATGGGCGTTTACTCAAACAAATACGACAACCTTGAGTCTATCCCAGAAAATGCTCGAATCGCGATTCCAAACGACCCAACTAACGGCGGCCGTGGATTGCTACTACTTGAAGAAGCAGGTTTGATTACCTTAAAAGAGAATGCTGGCTACAGTGCTACCTTGGGCGATATCGTTGCTAACCCAAAGAACATTAAGATTGTAGAAGTAGATGCAGCTCAACTGCCACGCACGCTAGACGATGTAGATGCAGCGGCAATCACTATGAACTACGTGATGTCGTCTGGACTAAACCCTAAAGAGCAGGGTATTTACCTAGAGTCAAAGGATGCTCCTCTAGCGGTAATGGTGGTGGCCTCACGTGATGCGGATAAAGACAAAGAGGTCTATGAGCAGATCATGTCTATCTATCACTCCAAAGCAATCAATGACTTCTTGGCTAGCACCTTTAAGGGTACGATTGAAGCAGCAAATTGA
- the def gene encoding peptide deformylase, whose translation METTNKPDIAQLGHPVLRQRAQVVDEILGNDCQALISEMIDTVEQASGVGIAAPQIYKSLRIFIMSSKPNPRYPDAPLMPITAIINPEIIHASSEMEKGWEGCLSVPSMRGFVPRHKTIYVRYHDQQGQVQETEFNGFLARIFQHELDHLDGLTFIDRLESTKDLISESEWYQQFAPQAN comes from the coding sequence ATGGAAACAACAAATAAACCCGACATCGCTCAGCTAGGGCACCCTGTTTTAAGACAACGAGCGCAGGTGGTCGATGAAATTTTAGGGAACGACTGCCAAGCGTTAATTTCCGAGATGATCGACACGGTTGAGCAAGCAAGCGGTGTAGGTATCGCTGCTCCGCAGATCTATAAGAGTTTGCGCATTTTCATCATGTCTTCCAAACCAAATCCGCGCTATCCGGATGCACCGCTGATGCCAATTACTGCCATCATTAATCCAGAGATTATCCACGCAAGCTCTGAAATGGAAAAAGGTTGGGAAGGGTGCTTGAGCGTTCCGAGTATGCGGGGTTTTGTCCCAAGGCATAAGACGATATATGTGCGTTACCATGACCAGCAAGGACAGGTTCAAGAGACGGAATTTAACGGATTTCTAGCTCGCATCTTCCAACACGAACTCGACCACTTAGATGGACTGACTTTTATCGACCGCTTGGAATCAACTAAAGATTTGATCAGCGAGAGTGAGTGGTATCAGCAGTTTGCACCGCAAGCTAATTAA
- a CDS encoding putative quinol monooxygenase has translation MSKVILEGYILVPGSQLEQIKVSLKKHIQLTRQEPGCLVFEVTQDDIEPTRFRVYEEFESEQAFNAHQQRVKQSKWGKDTVDVERHYTIKIME, from the coding sequence ATGAGTAAAGTAATCTTAGAGGGATATATCCTTGTCCCTGGCAGTCAGCTTGAGCAGATAAAAGTTTCCCTTAAGAAACATATTCAATTAACCCGGCAAGAGCCGGGTTGTTTGGTTTTTGAGGTAACACAAGACGACATTGAACCCACGCGCTTTAGAGTGTATGAAGAGTTCGAGTCTGAACAAGCTTTTAATGCTCACCAGCAAAGGGTAAAACAGAGCAAGTGGGGCAAGGACACAGTCGATGTGGAGCGCCACTACACCATCAAGATAATGGAGTAA
- the gcvH gene encoding glycine cleavage system protein GcvH: MDNTLKFTESHEWVRDNGDGTVTIGISEHAQQMLGDVVFVDLPEVEDSVEAGESFSLVESVKAASDIYAPVTGEIVAINEELEDSPELINESSYDEGWIVKVKLEDASELDNLTSAEDYLASIEDE; the protein is encoded by the coding sequence ATGGACAACACTCTAAAATTTACCGAGAGCCACGAGTGGGTGCGCGACAACGGTGACGGCACTGTTACTATCGGTATTTCAGAGCACGCACAACAAATGCTTGGTGATGTTGTATTCGTTGACCTACCAGAAGTAGAAGACAGCGTTGAAGCAGGTGAGAGCTTCTCACTAGTTGAGTCTGTAAAAGCAGCGTCAGATATCTACGCTCCTGTGACTGGTGAAATCGTTGCTATCAACGAAGAGCTAGAAGACAGCCCTGAGCTAATCAACGAAAGCTCTTATGATGAGGGTTGGATCGTTAAGGTTAAGCTTGAAGATGCAAGCGAGCTAGACAATCTAACTAGCGCAGAAGACTACCTAGCTAGCATCGAAGACGAGTAA
- the gcvT gene encoding glycine cleavage system aminomethyltransferase GcvT has protein sequence MTEALLKTPLFDLHVEQGAKMVPFAGYEMPVQYPLGVKKEHLHTRDAAGLFDVSHMGQLRLKGANAAAGLESLVPVDIIDLAEGNQRYAFFTNEQGGIMDDLMVANLGDHLFVVVNAACKAQDIAHLQTNLPADVELEVIDDRALLALQGPKAVDVLAELNPAVKEMVFMDVKRIELLGVECIVSRSGYTGEDGFEISVPNEKAEELARQLTDSELVEWIGLGARDSLRLECGLCLYGHDLDQTTTPVEASLLWGISKIRRADGERAGGFPGADIILDQIATKDVSRKRVGLVGQTKAPVREGCKLFDANDVEVGVVTSGTAGPNAGKPVSMAYVRSDLIAVGTEIFAEVRGKKLPMTVEKMPFVPQRYYRG, from the coding sequence ATGACTGAAGCACTACTAAAAACGCCACTGTTTGACCTTCACGTTGAGCAAGGCGCGAAGATGGTTCCATTCGCAGGCTACGAGATGCCAGTTCAATACCCACTTGGCGTTAAGAAAGAGCACCTACACACACGTGATGCAGCGGGTCTGTTTGACGTATCGCACATGGGTCAGCTTCGTCTAAAAGGTGCAAATGCAGCTGCGGGCCTAGAGTCTCTAGTGCCAGTAGACATCATTGATCTAGCTGAAGGTAACCAACGCTACGCTTTCTTCACTAACGAGCAAGGCGGCATCATGGATGACCTTATGGTAGCGAACCTTGGTGATCACCTATTCGTTGTGGTAAACGCAGCATGTAAAGCACAAGACATCGCGCACCTGCAAACTAACCTGCCAGCAGACGTTGAGCTAGAAGTGATCGATGATCGCGCTCTTCTTGCTCTGCAAGGCCCTAAAGCTGTAGATGTTCTAGCTGAGCTAAACCCAGCGGTTAAAGAGATGGTATTCATGGACGTTAAGCGTATTGAATTGCTTGGCGTAGAGTGCATCGTAAGCCGCAGTGGTTACACAGGTGAAGATGGCTTCGAGATCTCTGTTCCTAACGAGAAAGCTGAAGAGCTAGCGCGTCAACTGACTGACTCTGAACTAGTTGAGTGGATCGGCCTTGGTGCTCGTGACTCACTTCGCCTTGAGTGTGGCCTTTGCCTATACGGTCACGACCTTGATCAAACAACGACGCCTGTTGAAGCAAGCCTGCTTTGGGGTATCAGCAAGATCCGTCGTGCAGACGGCGAGCGCGCAGGTGGCTTCCCTGGTGCAGACATCATCCTTGATCAGATCGCAACTAAAGATGTTTCACGCAAGCGTGTTGGCCTAGTAGGTCAAACTAAAGCGCCAGTGCGTGAAGGCTGTAAGCTGTTTGATGCAAACGATGTTGAAGTGGGCGTGGTAACAAGTGGTACTGCAGGTCCTAACGCAGGCAAGCCAGTTTCTATGGCTTATGTTCGTAGCGACCTAATCGCAGTGGGCACTGAAATCTTTGCAGAAGTTCGTGGCAAGAAACTGCCAATGACAGTAGAGAAAATGCCGTTTGTGCCTCAGCGTTACTATCGCGGTTAA
- a CDS encoding alpha/beta hydrolase, whose product MRLRTYIALFSVLTLALVGCSSTPSTALNQSDEYYDYIQPTYSEYLAETEQWLVENRGYMSDEHDKEIAMNMPFELKPESETNKAILLVHGLGDSPYSFSDIGKTLQQQGFYVQAVLLPGHGSKPSDLMLPSYQDWQTMVDHYANLLKQEYDEVWLGGFSTGGNLVTINALEQGDVEGLVLFSPGFQSKAPFMEKLAPIAALFIDGYNTEEDNAARYSSAPLNGAIAYSESASKLRSLLKEKQVTVPTLIALSEADSVVDPIAVKTMYEERFTHPNNQLLWYGESEVALPSATSLSMKIDSMQISTGSHMSPLFAPSNDYYGKNGEYRMCLNSMDKESTTFCEQGGDVWWSAWGYEEEGKVHARLTWNPYYQELTQSLATVTES is encoded by the coding sequence ATGCGTCTACGTACTTATATAGCACTCTTCTCAGTATTAACTCTGGCTTTAGTGGGTTGTAGCTCAACACCGTCTACGGCCTTGAATCAGTCGGATGAGTATTACGATTATATTCAGCCAACCTATTCTGAGTATCTCGCAGAGACAGAGCAGTGGCTGGTGGAAAACCGCGGTTATATGAGTGATGAGCATGACAAAGAGATCGCTATGAATATGCCGTTTGAGCTAAAGCCTGAGAGCGAGACAAATAAGGCTATCTTGCTGGTGCATGGTTTGGGTGATTCGCCATACAGTTTCTCGGATATAGGTAAAACACTTCAGCAACAAGGCTTCTACGTTCAAGCCGTTCTGCTGCCAGGGCACGGTAGTAAGCCTTCAGATTTGATGCTGCCTAGCTATCAAGACTGGCAAACTATGGTCGACCATTATGCGAATCTGCTGAAGCAAGAATACGATGAGGTATGGTTGGGCGGCTTCTCTACTGGCGGTAACCTAGTGACTATCAATGCCCTAGAGCAAGGGGATGTAGAAGGATTGGTGCTGTTTTCTCCTGGCTTCCAATCCAAGGCTCCATTCATGGAAAAACTCGCGCCTATCGCGGCACTCTTTATCGATGGCTACAACACTGAAGAGGATAACGCGGCTCGCTATAGTTCGGCTCCCCTCAATGGCGCGATTGCATACTCAGAGAGTGCTAGCAAACTGCGAAGCTTATTAAAGGAGAAACAAGTAACGGTTCCGACTTTGATCGCTTTAAGTGAAGCAGACAGTGTGGTCGATCCTATTGCCGTCAAGACCATGTATGAAGAGCGATTTACCCATCCGAATAACCAATTGCTTTGGTACGGTGAATCTGAAGTCGCGTTGCCGAGCGCTACTTCATTAAGCATGAAGATAGATTCTATGCAGATCAGTACTGGTTCTCATATGAGCCCACTATTTGCCCCTTCTAACGATTATTACGGGAAAAACGGCGAGTACAGAATGTGTTTGAACAGCATGGATAAAGAGTCGACCACATTCTGCGAGCAGGGTGGTGATGTTTGGTGGTCAGCTTGGGGCTACGAAGAAGAGGGCAAGGTGCACGCAAGATTGACGTGGAATCCTTACTATCAAGAGCTGACACAAAGCCTTGCGACTGTAACTGAAAGCTAA
- a CDS encoding helix-turn-helix domain-containing protein — translation MKETILDEYPSLTIEKSSVENSVEPLKLGDKIKSIRGKLGLTLEEASQRTGLARSTLSKIENEQISPTFQAMQKLAVGLEIDMPQLFTPPKKIKASGRRDVTLKGAGKSHPTSTYEHELLATEMSQKRMMPFKSVVRARSFDEFQGWVRHDGEEFLLILDGEVMFYSEFYEPLKLSEGDSVYYDANMGHALISVSESDAQILWVTAK, via the coding sequence ATGAAAGAGACGATTTTGGATGAATATCCATCTCTAACCATAGAGAAATCCTCGGTAGAAAACAGCGTCGAACCATTAAAGTTAGGTGACAAAATTAAGTCAATTCGAGGCAAGCTCGGGTTGACCCTTGAGGAGGCGAGTCAGCGTACTGGACTGGCTCGTTCGACCTTGAGCAAGATAGAAAATGAGCAGATCAGCCCGACCTTCCAAGCGATGCAAAAACTGGCTGTAGGTCTTGAAATAGATATGCCGCAGCTATTCACTCCGCCTAAGAAAATCAAGGCTTCCGGACGCAGAGACGTCACCTTGAAGGGAGCAGGGAAATCGCATCCAACCTCTACCTATGAGCATGAACTTCTCGCTACAGAGATGTCTCAAAAGCGCATGATGCCGTTCAAATCTGTAGTGCGTGCTCGTAGCTTCGATGAGTTCCAAGGCTGGGTTCGTCATGACGGTGAAGAGTTCTTGTTGATACTCGATGGCGAGGTGATGTTCTACAGCGAATTCTATGAGCCTCTGAAACTGAGTGAAGGCGATAGCGTCTATTACGATGCCAATATGGGTCATGCACTGATTTCGGTAAGTGAAAGCGACGCACAAATTTTATGGGTAACCGCGAAATAA